The Hydrogenophaga crocea genome contains a region encoding:
- the atzF gene encoding allophanate hydrolase, producing MNLQDLSFDIASLRAAYAAGTPVRDVIAEALRRCAGDAHHAFIHRLSEAELESHLARLEGLAPAGLPLYGVPFAIKDNIDLAGVPTTAACPEYAYVPERSAFVVEQLIAAGAVPLGKTNLDQFATGLNGTRSPYGACRNAFDPAFVSGGSSSGSAVAVAKGWVSFALGTDTAGSGRVPAAFNHLIGLKPTLGLLSASGVVPACRSVDTVSILALTAADAQAVLAAAAVPDAADAFSRAAQPFGVDFSSGPFRFGVPRAQDLEFFGNAAAAALFAQSVERLQALGGQAIEIDLTPFLEAARLLYDGPWVAERYAAIHGFIEARPEAVFAPVRQIIEGGKRPLAADAFAAGYRLKALKRVCDAQLASVDCLLLPTAGTIYRIADMQADPIRLNSNLGRYTNFVNLLDYAAVAVPAGFQDGGDAPGLPWGVTLVAPAFRDVPLLRLADRLHRAQATTLGATPTALASTPAIGAPPAGSALGAGTVQVAVCGAHLSGLPLNGQLTQRGARLLRTVRSAPEYRFVALAGGPVQRPGMVRVAEGGAAIEMEIWELPLEHFGSFVAGIPAPLGIGQVRLEDGSSVCGFVCEALGAEGGTDITHLGSWRAWLASQPGAAPALRPASP from the coding sequence ATGAACCTGCAAGACCTCTCCTTCGACATCGCGAGCCTGCGCGCCGCCTACGCCGCCGGCACCCCGGTGCGCGACGTGATCGCCGAGGCCCTGCGCCGCTGCGCGGGCGATGCGCACCACGCCTTCATCCACCGGCTGAGCGAGGCCGAGCTCGAGTCCCATCTCGCGCGGCTCGAGGGCCTGGCCCCCGCGGGCCTGCCGCTGTACGGCGTGCCCTTCGCGATCAAGGACAACATCGACCTCGCCGGGGTGCCCACCACCGCCGCCTGCCCCGAATACGCCTACGTGCCCGAGCGCAGCGCCTTCGTGGTGGAGCAACTGATCGCGGCGGGCGCGGTGCCCCTGGGCAAGACCAACCTCGACCAGTTCGCCACCGGCCTCAACGGCACGCGCTCACCCTACGGCGCCTGCCGCAACGCCTTCGACCCGGCCTTCGTCTCGGGCGGCTCCAGCTCGGGCTCGGCGGTGGCCGTGGCCAAGGGCTGGGTGTCGTTTGCGCTCGGCACCGACACGGCGGGCTCGGGCCGCGTGCCCGCGGCCTTCAACCACCTGATCGGCCTCAAGCCCACGCTGGGCCTGCTCTCGGCCAGCGGCGTGGTGCCGGCGTGCCGCTCGGTGGACACGGTGTCCATCCTCGCGCTCACCGCGGCCGACGCGCAAGCCGTGCTGGCGGCCGCCGCGGTGCCCGATGCGGCCGACGCCTTCAGCCGCGCGGCGCAGCCCTTCGGCGTGGACTTCTCCAGCGGGCCGTTCCGCTTCGGCGTGCCGCGTGCGCAGGACCTCGAGTTCTTCGGCAACGCCGCTGCCGCGGCGCTGTTCGCGCAGAGCGTGGAACGGCTGCAGGCGCTGGGCGGGCAGGCGATCGAGATCGACCTCACGCCCTTTCTGGAGGCCGCGCGCCTGCTCTACGACGGGCCCTGGGTGGCCGAGCGGTATGCGGCCATCCACGGCTTCATCGAGGCGCGGCCGGAGGCCGTGTTCGCGCCCGTGCGCCAGATCATCGAGGGCGGCAAACGCCCGCTCGCGGCCGACGCCTTCGCGGCCGGCTACCGGCTCAAGGCGCTCAAGCGGGTCTGCGATGCGCAACTCGCGTCGGTGGACTGCCTGCTGCTGCCCACGGCCGGCACCATCTACCGCATCGCCGACATGCAGGCCGACCCGATCCGCCTGAATTCCAACCTGGGGCGCTACACCAACTTCGTGAACCTGCTCGACTACGCCGCGGTGGCCGTGCCCGCGGGCTTTCAGGACGGCGGCGATGCGCCGGGCCTGCCCTGGGGCGTCACCCTGGTCGCCCCCGCGTTCCGCGACGTGCCGCTGCTGCGCCTGGCCGACCGCCTGCACCGCGCGCAAGCGACCACGCTGGGCGCGACCCCCACCGCGCTCGCCAGCACGCCCGCCATCGGCGCGCCGCCCGCGGGCAGCGCGCTGGGCGCGGGCACGGTGCAGGTGGCGGTGTGCGGCGCGCACCTGTCGGGCCTGCCGCTCAACGGCCAGCTCACGCAGCGCGGTGCGCGGCTGCTGCGCACGGTGCGCTCCGCGCCCGAGTACCGCTTCGTGGCGCTGGCCGGAGGCCCGGTGCAGCGGCCCGGCATGGTGCGCGTGGCCGAGGGCGGCGCCGCGATCGAGATGGAAATCTGGGAGCTGCCGTTGGAGCACTTCGGCAGCTTCGTCGCCGGCATCCCGGCGCCGCTGGGCATCGGTCAGGTGCGGCTCGAAGACGGCAGCTCGGTCTGCGGCTTCGTCTGCGAGGCCCTGGGTGCCGAGGGCGGCACCGACATCACGCACCTGGGGAGCTGGCGCGCCTGGCTGGCGAGCCAGCCCGGCGCGGCGCCCGCGCTCAGGCCAGCCAGCCCTTGA
- a CDS encoding urea amidolyase associated protein UAAP1, translating into MSATPQASPWTEPHVPVPDNPPPSAPVDAPALWQRFPAAALAGVDTARAMWSETVPGGGHWSWRMPRGSAIRFVALEDGPNVSVVLYSALEKLERYNMPDSLKAQHTAHYRAGHVLMSDMGRSLASITADSLGWHDPLGALLDNARMAAKYGERRYADARNAMYRSGQDGLLIEIGKHGLGKRDLIAPVNLFSKVAVDEEGRFRFASDHAKAGDFVELRFDMDVILAISTAPHALDPKPVYAPAKVGLLAWRCGPAPANDPCRAFRPENARALHNSDQLYL; encoded by the coding sequence ATGTCCGCAACCCCGCAAGCCAGCCCCTGGACCGAGCCGCACGTGCCCGTGCCCGACAACCCGCCGCCGTCCGCGCCGGTGGACGCCCCCGCGCTGTGGCAGCGCTTTCCGGCCGCGGCGCTGGCCGGCGTGGACACCGCGCGCGCCATGTGGAGCGAGACCGTGCCCGGCGGCGGCCACTGGAGCTGGCGCATGCCGCGCGGCAGCGCCATCCGCTTCGTCGCGCTCGAAGACGGCCCCAACGTGAGCGTGGTGCTCTATTCGGCGCTCGAAAAACTGGAGCGCTACAACATGCCCGACAGCCTCAAGGCACAGCACACCGCGCACTACCGCGCGGGCCATGTGCTCATGAGCGACATGGGCCGCAGCCTGGCCAGCATCACCGCCGACAGCCTGGGCTGGCACGACCCGCTGGGCGCGCTGCTCGACAACGCGCGCATGGCCGCCAAGTACGGCGAGCGCCGTTATGCCGACGCGCGCAACGCCATGTACCGCTCGGGCCAGGACGGGCTGTTGATCGAGATCGGCAAGCACGGCCTGGGCAAGCGCGACCTGATCGCGCCGGTCAACCTGTTCAGCAAGGTCGCGGTCGACGAAGAGGGCCGCTTCCGGTTCGCGAGCGATCACGCCAAGGCGGGCGACTTCGTCGAGCTGCGCTTCGACATGGACGTGATCCTGGCCATCAGCACCGCGCCGCACGCGCTCGACCCCAAGCCGGTGTACGCGCCGGCCAAGGTGGGCCTGCTGGCCTGGCGCTGCGGCCCGGCCCCGGCCAACGACCCCTGCCGCGCCTTCCGCCCCGAGAACGCGCGCGCCCTGCACAACAGCGACCAGCTGTACCTGTGA
- a CDS encoding urea amidolyase associated protein UAAP2 encodes MTTATAFRVQHSALDPANAVLDQHHPAGEPILFPLAAGQTLRIVDLEGNQAADVLFYNRDDPAEHYSATDTLLHQGGIYLTTGSVIRSNEGRPMLTIVADTCGRHDTLGGACAAESNTVRYALQKKFMHSCRDNYLIALQHADIGLGKRDLVPNINFFMNVPVTEAGELTFADGVSGPGKYVELRAEMNLWVLISNCPQLNNPCNAYHPTPIRLLVWDPA; translated from the coding sequence ATGACCACCGCCACCGCCTTCCGCGTGCAACACAGCGCGCTCGACCCGGCGAATGCCGTGCTCGACCAGCACCACCCCGCGGGCGAGCCCATCCTGTTCCCGCTCGCGGCCGGCCAGACGCTGCGCATCGTCGACCTCGAAGGCAACCAGGCCGCCGACGTGCTGTTCTACAACCGCGACGACCCGGCCGAGCACTACAGCGCCACCGACACCCTGCTGCACCAGGGCGGCATCTACCTCACCACCGGCTCGGTGATCCGCAGCAACGAGGGCCGGCCCATGCTCACCATCGTGGCCGACACCTGCGGCCGCCACGACACCCTGGGCGGCGCCTGCGCGGCCGAGAGCAACACCGTGCGCTACGCGCTGCAGAAGAAGTTCATGCACAGCTGCCGCGACAACTACCTGATCGCGCTGCAGCACGCCGACATCGGCCTGGGCAAGCGCGATCTGGTGCCCAACATCAACTTCTTCATGAACGTGCCGGTCACCGAGGCGGGCGAACTCACCTTCGCCGACGGCGTCTCGGGCCCGGGCAAGTACGTGGAGCTGCGCGCCGAGATGAACCTGTGGGTGCTGATCAGCAACTGCCCGCAGCTCAACAACCCCTGCAACGCCTACCACCCGACGCCGATCCGCCTGCTGGTCTGGGACCCGGCCTGA
- a CDS encoding ABC transporter permease, whose amino-acid sequence MSSSPPSLPAAAAPLAPLPRRPLSALWTVRAPIGRRSFWLLALLGLTTPLLAWAALAAWGGLDPTFLPSPAAVLAKTWAWLTEGGLIDDMAISTYRVVAGFVLSAVIALPLGLFIGSFRAVQALLEPLTDFVRYMPAVAFIPLVMLWVGIDESSKIAIIFIGTFFQMVLMVAEDVRRVPAAQVEAAQTMGANRRELIEKVIFPSAKPALLDTLRVTMGWAWTYLVVAELVAANSGLGFAILRAQRFLQTDTIFAGIIVIGLIGLLTDQAFRWLHRRAFPWLYLKG is encoded by the coding sequence ATGTCTTCTTCGCCCCCTTCGCTGCCCGCCGCGGCGGCCCCGCTGGCGCCGCTGCCGCGGCGTCCGCTCTCGGCCCTGTGGACGGTTCGCGCGCCGATCGGCCGGCGCAGCTTCTGGCTGCTGGCCCTGCTCGGTCTGACCACACCGCTGCTGGCCTGGGCCGCGCTGGCCGCCTGGGGCGGGCTGGACCCGACCTTCCTGCCCTCGCCCGCCGCGGTGCTCGCCAAGACCTGGGCCTGGCTGACCGAGGGCGGCCTGATCGACGACATGGCCATCAGCACCTACCGCGTGGTCGCGGGCTTCGTGCTCTCGGCCGTGATCGCGCTGCCGCTGGGCCTGTTCATCGGCTCGTTCCGCGCGGTGCAGGCGCTGCTGGAGCCGCTGACCGATTTCGTGCGCTACATGCCGGCCGTGGCCTTCATCCCGCTGGTGATGCTGTGGGTGGGCATCGACGAGAGCTCCAAGATCGCGATCATCTTCATCGGCACCTTCTTCCAGATGGTGCTCATGGTCGCCGAGGACGTGCGCCGCGTGCCGGCCGCGCAGGTCGAGGCGGCGCAGACCATGGGCGCGAACCGCCGCGAGCTGATCGAGAAGGTGATCTTCCCCAGCGCCAAGCCGGCCCTGCTCGACACGCTGCGCGTGACCATGGGCTGGGCCTGGACCTACCTGGTGGTGGCCGAGCTGGTGGCCGCGAACTCGGGCCTGGGCTTCGCCATCCTGCGCGCGCAGCGCTTCCTGCAGACCGACACCATCTTCGCCGGGATCATCGTCATCGGCCTCATCGGCCTGCTGACCGACCAGGCCTTCCGCTGGCTGCACCGGCGCGCTTTCCCCTGGCTCTACCTGAAAGGCTGA
- a CDS encoding ABC transporter ATP-binding protein: MNTPKVSIRALSKRFEGASVNALQQIDLDIAANEFVTFVGASGCGKSTLLRTIGGLETHSSGELLVDGRPVTGPDVDRAMVFQHYSLYPWMSVIENIRFCRQLAAHTRQRSSADVEAASGRADALLRLMGLEASAQAWPNQLSGGMQQRVAIARALMGRPGMLLMDEPFGALDAQTREVMHDLIRHVHRLEKATIVFVTHDVEEAIYLGGRVVLMAPRPGRIDTIYEVPFGDRRDQDLKHAPEFLRLKREILERIRETSGMKTDLEQLQRLSGLAESA; the protein is encoded by the coding sequence ATGAACACCCCCAAGGTCAGCATCCGCGCGCTGAGCAAGCGCTTCGAGGGCGCCAGCGTGAACGCGCTGCAGCAGATCGACCTCGACATCGCAGCCAACGAGTTCGTCACCTTCGTGGGCGCCTCGGGCTGCGGCAAGAGCACGCTGCTGCGCACCATCGGCGGGCTGGAAACGCACAGCAGCGGCGAACTGCTGGTGGACGGCCGCCCCGTGACCGGCCCCGACGTGGACCGCGCCATGGTGTTCCAGCACTACAGCCTCTACCCCTGGATGTCGGTGATCGAGAACATCCGGTTCTGCCGCCAGCTCGCCGCGCACACGCGCCAGCGCAGCTCGGCCGATGTGGAAGCCGCCTCGGGCCGCGCCGATGCGCTGCTGCGCCTCATGGGCCTGGAGGCCTCGGCGCAGGCCTGGCCCAACCAGCTCTCGGGCGGCATGCAGCAGCGCGTGGCGATCGCGCGCGCGCTCATGGGCCGCCCCGGCATGCTGCTGATGGACGAGCCCTTCGGCGCGCTCGACGCGCAGACGCGCGAGGTCATGCACGACCTGATCCGCCACGTGCACCGGCTGGAGAAGGCCACCATCGTCTTCGTCACCCACGACGTCGAAGAGGCCATCTACCTCGGCGGGCGCGTGGTGCTGATGGCGCCGCGCCCCGGCCGCATCGACACCATCTACGAGGTGCCCTTCGGCGACCGCCGCGACCAGGACCTCAAGCACGCGCCCGAGTTCCTGCGCCTCAAGCGCGAGATCCTCGAACGCATCCGCGAAACCTCGGGCATGAAGACCGACCTCGAACAGCTGCAGCGGCTGTCGGGCCTGGCCGAGTCCGCCTGA
- the uca gene encoding urea carboxylase, whose product MFRKVLIANRGAIACRIIRSLKALGVHSVAVYSEADAQARHVREADEAHLLGPAPAAESYLRADRILQIARDCGAEAIHPGYGFLSENPAFAQACEDAGIAFIGPSPAQMRAFGLKHTARELAEQQGVPLLPGSGLVHDAAQARAEAQRIGYPVMLKSTAGGGGIGMRLVRNEAELADAYASVQRLAAANFKDAGLFLEKFVERARHIEVQVFGDGAGTVLALGERDCSVQRRNQKVIEETPAPGLSDAQRSELHATAVRLAQAVHYRSAGTVEFVFDADSGAFYFLEVNTRLQVEHGVTEQVTGIDLVAWMVRLAAGELPPLATLAPTPQGASIQVRLYAEDPARNFQPSAGLLTEVVFPAEARVDAWVERGTEVPAWYDPMLAKLIVTAPDRAQALARLDAALAATRLAGIETNLDYLRQVVRDPVFREGRQITRFLGDFAYRPATVEVIEPGVQTSVQDWPGRLGHWDVGVPPSGPMDAYAHRMANRLVGNAPEAAALEITLAGPTLRFHADAVIAVTGAPAPVTLDGEPIALWQSHRVAAGSTLAIGRASAGARLALAVGGGFDLPLYLGSRSTFTLGQFGGHAGRHLRSGDVLHLAAPGSGSAGQAAPPATVPAYGRHWDVGVLYGPHGAPDFFTPADIDSFFATDWGVHYHSSRTGVRLIGPRPQWARPDGGEAGLHPSNIHDNAYAIGAIDFTGDMPVILGPDGPSLGGFVCPAVVVDAELWKLGQLRPGDTVRFHRLSLDQALDRSACVEAALRTLAQPLPGAPADDAAAHPTPVVHEDPAREREHVPAMVVRQAGDRYLLIEFGPLVLDIELRLRVHVLMQALQARIDDGTLPGIIDMTPGIRSLQLHYQPERITRQALLDTVIATEAALPAVDDMEVPSRIVHLPLSWDDPQTKLAIEKYMQSVRADAPWCPSNIEFIRRINGLDNLEDVHRVVFDAHYLVLGLGDVYLGAPVATPVDPRHRLVTTKYNPARTWTPENAVGIGGAYLCVYGMEGPGGYQFVGRTLQMWNRWRHGEGVFEQPWLLRFFDQIRFVPVDQDELLRLRAAFPHGGHALQIEPTTFRLRDHRRFLAENADSIAAFKARQQAAFEAERERWAASGQDTVAVDTLDTATGKADDTELPPGGKPLASNVPGSVWKVLVNEGQRVQAGEVLLVVESMKMEFSVLSPADATVHRLMCREGAPVSAGQDVLVLITE is encoded by the coding sequence ATGTTCCGCAAGGTCCTGATCGCCAACCGCGGCGCCATCGCCTGCCGCATCATCCGCAGCCTCAAGGCGCTGGGCGTGCACAGCGTGGCCGTGTATTCCGAGGCCGACGCCCAGGCGCGCCACGTGCGCGAGGCCGACGAGGCCCACCTGCTGGGCCCCGCGCCCGCGGCCGAGAGCTACCTGCGCGCCGATCGCATCCTGCAGATCGCGCGCGACTGCGGGGCCGAGGCCATCCACCCCGGCTACGGCTTCCTGTCGGAGAACCCGGCCTTCGCCCAGGCCTGCGAGGACGCGGGCATCGCCTTCATCGGCCCCAGCCCGGCACAGATGCGCGCCTTCGGCCTCAAGCACACGGCACGCGAACTGGCCGAACAACAGGGCGTGCCGCTGCTGCCCGGCAGCGGCCTGGTGCACGACGCGGCGCAGGCGCGCGCCGAGGCGCAGCGCATCGGCTACCCGGTGATGCTCAAGAGCACCGCCGGCGGCGGCGGCATCGGCATGCGCCTGGTGCGCAACGAAGCCGAGCTGGCCGATGCCTACGCCTCGGTGCAGCGCCTGGCCGCGGCCAACTTCAAGGACGCCGGCCTGTTCCTCGAAAAATTCGTCGAGCGCGCGCGCCACATCGAGGTGCAGGTGTTCGGCGACGGCGCGGGCACGGTGCTCGCGCTCGGCGAGCGCGACTGCTCGGTGCAGCGGCGCAACCAGAAGGTGATCGAAGAAACGCCCGCGCCCGGCCTCAGCGATGCGCAGCGCAGCGAACTGCACGCCACCGCGGTGCGGCTCGCGCAAGCGGTGCACTACCGCTCGGCCGGCACGGTGGAGTTCGTGTTCGACGCCGACAGCGGCGCCTTCTACTTCCTCGAGGTGAACACGCGGCTGCAGGTGGAACACGGCGTGACCGAGCAGGTCACGGGCATCGACCTCGTGGCCTGGATGGTGCGCCTGGCCGCGGGCGAGCTGCCGCCGCTGGCCACGCTGGCCCCCACGCCGCAGGGCGCGTCGATCCAGGTGCGGCTCTACGCCGAAGACCCGGCGCGCAACTTCCAGCCCAGCGCGGGCCTGCTGACCGAGGTGGTGTTCCCCGCCGAGGCGCGCGTGGACGCCTGGGTCGAGCGCGGCACCGAGGTGCCCGCCTGGTACGACCCCATGCTGGCCAAGCTCATCGTCACCGCACCCGACCGCGCGCAGGCGCTGGCGCGGCTCGACGCCGCGCTCGCGGCCACGCGCCTGGCCGGCATCGAGACCAACCTGGACTACCTGCGCCAGGTGGTGCGGGACCCGGTGTTCCGCGAAGGCCGCCAGATCACGCGCTTCCTTGGCGACTTCGCCTACCGGCCCGCCACGGTGGAGGTGATCGAGCCCGGCGTGCAGACCAGCGTGCAGGACTGGCCGGGCCGCCTGGGCCACTGGGACGTGGGCGTGCCGCCCAGCGGCCCCATGGACGCCTATGCGCACCGCATGGCCAACCGCCTGGTGGGCAACGCGCCCGAGGCGGCCGCGCTGGAGATCACGCTGGCCGGGCCGACGCTGCGCTTTCACGCCGACGCGGTGATCGCGGTCACCGGCGCGCCCGCGCCGGTCACGCTGGACGGCGAGCCGATCGCCCTGTGGCAGAGCCACCGCGTGGCCGCGGGCAGCACCCTGGCCATCGGCCGCGCCAGCGCGGGCGCACGCCTGGCGCTGGCCGTGGGCGGCGGCTTCGACCTGCCGCTGTACCTGGGCAGCCGCAGCACCTTCACGCTGGGCCAGTTCGGCGGCCACGCGGGCCGCCACCTGCGCAGCGGCGACGTGCTGCACCTGGCCGCGCCCGGCAGCGGCAGCGCCGGGCAGGCGGCCCCGCCGGCCACCGTGCCCGCCTACGGTCGCCACTGGGACGTGGGCGTGCTCTACGGCCCGCACGGCGCGCCCGATTTCTTCACGCCCGCCGACATCGACAGCTTCTTCGCCACCGACTGGGGCGTGCACTACCACTCCAGCCGAACCGGCGTGCGCCTGATCGGGCCCAGGCCCCAATGGGCGCGGCCCGACGGCGGCGAGGCCGGCCTGCACCCCTCGAACATCCACGACAACGCCTACGCCATCGGCGCCATCGACTTCACCGGCGACATGCCGGTGATCCTCGGCCCCGACGGGCCCAGCCTGGGCGGCTTCGTCTGCCCCGCGGTGGTGGTGGACGCCGAGCTGTGGAAGCTCGGCCAGCTGCGCCCGGGCGACACGGTGCGCTTTCACCGCCTCTCGCTCGACCAGGCGCTGGACCGCAGCGCCTGCGTCGAGGCCGCGCTGCGCACGCTCGCGCAGCCCCTGCCCGGCGCGCCGGCCGACGACGCGGCCGCCCACCCCACGCCGGTGGTGCACGAGGACCCGGCCCGCGAGCGCGAGCACGTGCCCGCCATGGTGGTGCGCCAGGCCGGCGACCGCTACCTGCTGATCGAGTTCGGCCCGCTGGTGCTCGACATCGAACTGCGCCTGCGCGTGCACGTGCTCATGCAGGCGCTGCAGGCGCGCATCGACGACGGCACGCTGCCCGGCATCATCGACATGACGCCGGGCATCCGCTCGCTGCAGCTGCACTACCAGCCCGAGCGCATCACACGCCAGGCGCTGCTGGACACCGTGATCGCCACCGAGGCCGCGCTGCCCGCGGTCGACGACATGGAGGTGCCCAGCCGCATCGTGCACCTGCCGCTGTCCTGGGACGACCCGCAGACGAAACTCGCCATCGAGAAGTACATGCAGTCGGTGCGCGCCGACGCGCCCTGGTGCCCGAGCAACATCGAGTTCATCCGCCGCATCAACGGGCTGGACAACCTCGAAGACGTGCACCGCGTGGTGTTCGACGCGCACTACCTGGTGCTGGGCCTGGGCGACGTCTACCTGGGCGCGCCCGTCGCCACGCCGGTCGATCCGCGCCACCGGCTCGTGACCACCAAGTACAACCCGGCGCGCACCTGGACGCCCGAGAACGCCGTCGGCATCGGCGGGGCCTACCTCTGCGTCTACGGCATGGAAGGCCCGGGCGGCTACCAGTTCGTGGGCCGCACGCTGCAGATGTGGAACCGCTGGCGCCATGGCGAAGGCGTGTTCGAACAGCCCTGGCTGCTGCGCTTTTTCGACCAGATCCGCTTCGTGCCGGTGGACCAGGACGAGCTGCTGCGCCTGCGCGCCGCGTTTCCGCACGGCGGCCACGCGCTGCAGATCGAGCCCACCACCTTCCGCCTGCGCGACCACCGCCGCTTCCTGGCCGAGAACGCCGACAGCATCGCCGCCTTCAAGGCGCGCCAGCAGGCGGCCTTCGAGGCCGAGCGCGAGCGCTGGGCCGCCAGCGGCCAGGACACCGTGGCCGTCGACACGCTCGACACGGCCACGGGCAAAGCCGACGACACCGAGCTGCCGCCCGGCGGCAAGCCCCTGGCCAGCAACGTGCCCGGCAGCGTGTGGAAGGTGCTGGTCAACGAAGGCCAGCGCGTGCAGGCCGGTGAGGTGCTGCTGGTCGTCGAGTCCATGAAGATGGAGTTCAGCGTGCTCTCGCCCGCCGATGCCACCGTGCACCGCCTGATGTGCCGCGAAGGCGCGCCCGTGTCCGCCGGCCAGGACGTGCTGGTGCTGATCACCGAATGA
- a CDS encoding transketolase family protein, whose amino-acid sequence MNTVTEKKPRLTTSAMIASIAAEGQRVKAAPFGKALVEYAASHPEVVGMTADLAKYTDLHLFGQAYPERFFQMGMAEQLLMGAAGGMAKVGLVPFATTYAVFGTRRAYDFIHQVIAEENLNVKICCALPGLTTGYGPSHQATEDLAMMRAIPGLTVVDPCDALDIEQAVPQIAAHPGPVYMRLLRGNVPLVLDEYGYRFELGKAKLLRDGAEVLVIASGFMTMRTLEVAQQLAADRIGVAVLHCPTIKPLDEATILAEARKPGRLVVVAENHSTVGGLGEAVAALLLREGVVPSRFRQLALPDAFLDAGALPTLHERYGISAERMAASIKGWLA is encoded by the coding sequence ATGAACACCGTGACCGAAAAGAAACCGCGGCTGACCACGTCGGCCATGATCGCGTCCATCGCGGCCGAGGGCCAGCGCGTGAAGGCCGCGCCCTTCGGCAAGGCGCTGGTGGAATACGCCGCCAGCCATCCCGAGGTCGTCGGCATGACGGCCGACCTCGCCAAGTACACCGATCTGCACCTGTTCGGCCAGGCCTACCCCGAGCGATTCTTTCAGATGGGTATGGCCGAACAGCTGCTCATGGGCGCGGCCGGCGGCATGGCCAAGGTCGGCCTGGTGCCCTTTGCCACCACCTATGCGGTGTTCGGCACGCGCCGCGCCTACGACTTCATCCACCAGGTCATCGCCGAGGAAAACCTCAACGTGAAGATCTGTTGCGCGCTGCCCGGCCTCACCACCGGCTACGGCCCCAGCCACCAGGCCACCGAAGACCTGGCCATGATGCGCGCCATCCCGGGCCTGACGGTGGTCGACCCCTGCGACGCGCTCGACATCGAGCAGGCGGTGCCGCAGATCGCGGCGCACCCGGGCCCGGTCTACATGCGGCTGCTGCGCGGCAACGTGCCGCTGGTGCTCGACGAGTACGGCTACCGCTTCGAGCTCGGCAAGGCCAAGCTGCTGCGCGACGGCGCCGAGGTGCTGGTGATCGCCAGCGGCTTCATGACCATGCGCACGCTCGAGGTGGCGCAGCAACTCGCGGCCGACCGCATCGGCGTGGCGGTGCTGCACTGCCCCACGATCAAGCCGCTCGACGAGGCGACGATCCTGGCCGAGGCGCGCAAGCCCGGCCGGCTCGTGGTGGTGGCCGAGAACCATTCCACCGTGGGCGGCCTGGGCGAGGCGGTGGCCGCGCTGCTGCTGCGCGAGGGCGTGGTGCCCAGCCGCTTTCGCCAGCTCGCGCTGCCCGACGCTTTCCTCGACGCGGGCGCACTGCCCACGCTGCACGAGCGCTACGGCATCTCGGCCGAGCGCATGGCGGCCTCGATCAAGGGCTGGCTGGCCTGA
- a CDS encoding MBL fold metallo-hydrolase, producing the protein MLPTATGDWFHFRDLGDGLTLISEPHVIPFLRCNIWHIRGRALDLVVDTGLGVSSLYAASRHLFGQRVAALATHVHLDHVGGHHEFAECWCHRLEAPGLRGADPAFTLGDVSLAQLAIDAPGYDTQGPALTALPAPDYDLSAWQIRQATVTRELEDGDVIDLGNRHFEVLHLPGHSPGSIGLWEAATGTLFSGDAVYDGPLLDALPHSDRAAYARTMERLLALPVHVVHAGHDPSFGRARLHQLVRDWLARQDSGPHPAPGIKPALT; encoded by the coding sequence ATGCTGCCCACCGCCACCGGCGACTGGTTCCACTTCCGCGACCTCGGCGACGGCCTCACGCTGATCAGCGAGCCGCACGTCATTCCCTTTCTTCGCTGCAACATCTGGCACATCCGCGGCCGCGCGCTCGACCTGGTGGTGGACACCGGCCTGGGGGTGAGCAGCCTCTACGCGGCCTCGCGCCACCTGTTCGGCCAGCGCGTGGCCGCGCTCGCCACCCACGTGCACCTGGACCACGTGGGCGGCCACCACGAGTTCGCCGAGTGCTGGTGCCACCGCCTCGAAGCGCCCGGCCTGCGCGGCGCCGACCCGGCCTTCACGCTGGGCGACGTGAGCCTCGCGCAACTGGCCATCGACGCGCCCGGCTACGACACGCAGGGCCCCGCGCTCACCGCCCTGCCCGCGCCCGACTACGACCTGTCGGCCTGGCAGATCCGCCAGGCCACGGTCACGCGCGAGCTGGAGGACGGCGACGTGATCGACCTCGGCAACCGCCACTTCGAGGTGCTGCACCTGCCCGGCCACTCGCCGGGCAGCATCGGCCTGTGGGAGGCCGCCACCGGCACGCTGTTCTCGGGCGACGCGGTCTACGACGGCCCGCTGCTCGACGCCCTGCCGCACTCCGACCGCGCGGCCTACGCGCGCACCATGGAGCGGCTACTGGCGCTGCCGGTGCACGTGGTGCACGCCGGCCACGACCCGAGCTTTGGCCGCGCGCGCCTGCACCAACTGGTGCGCGACTGGCTGGCGCGCCAGGACAGCGGCCCGCACCCAGCGCCTGGCATCAAACCTGCTTTGACCTGA